The DNA segment NNNNNNNNNNNNNNNNNNNNNNNNNNNNNNNNNNNNNNNNNNNNNNNNNNNNNNNNNNNNNNNNNNNNNNNNNNNNNNNNNNNNNNNNNNNNNNNNNNNNNNNNNNNNNNNNNNNNNNNNNNNNNNNNNNNNNNNNNNNNNNNNNNNNNNNNNNNNNNNNNNNNNNNNNNNNNNNNNNNNNNNNNNNNNNNNNNNNNNNNNNNNNNNNNNNNNNNNNNNNNNNNNNNNNNNNNNNNNNNNNNNNNNNNNNNNNNNNNNNNNNNNNNNNNNNNNNNNNNNNNNNNNNNNNNNNNNNNNNNNNNNNNNNNNNNNNNNNNNNNNNNNNNNNNNNNNNNNNNNNNNNNNNNNNNNNNNNNNNNNNNNNNNNNNNNNNNNNNNNNNNNNNNNNNNNNNNNNNNNNNNNNNNNNNGGTGCAGGGGATCCTGCTGATGAGgtttgtgtccaaatcctgGATTTGACActggtaatcgtttacgaccacttgtaaacgattacaagtgGTTTCTCTGCAGCACAACTATATGGAATTCAACCACTCCCATGGACTCACACATGGTCAATTTNATGACCTCTTGGGGTGTCCAAACAACAGCTCCCACACTGTACACACAATTAGAAGCTCATAACCCTTTCTAAACTTGAAGAAAACCAAAATGAGTGACCCTGGTCCTCTGGGTGTCATGCAGGGGATCCTGCTGGTGAGgtttgtgtccaaatcctgGATTTGTTActggtaatcgtttacgaccacttgtaaacgattacaagtgGTTCTTCTGCAGCACAACATTCTGGAATTCACCCAGCCCCATGGACTCACACATGGTCAATTTTTTGGAGTTCATCCAACCTCCCACACTCTACGCACACTTTGAAATCCCAACCAATTTAAAAAGTTCATCTTTAAAAACAATGACCCTGTTAATATATATGTACATCAGTGTGGACTTCAACCAACCACAAGTGCTATTCGTTTGTTTTGTGTAAATCAATTGTTAACATCCAAGCaaggaaaatgaataaaaattggGAATTACCATCTCATTAACAAactaattatattcataaatatatatgatttgagTACAAGATGTCATAAATTACAGTGTACAGTGTACAATGTAATTTCAAATACATGTTCATGTCATTTAAATTACAAATGCTAACGACCCTACAAAAATCCATATTCCTGTAGCGCCTCCATTCTTGCAATATTGTCGTTGTCGAGGATCCACTCCTTTACGTAGTTTTTTCTAATTTCACGCAAATCTTCCTGAAACAAAATGTTCTTTACTTTAGATATAAACAACACCATCATTTCAACTTCCTAACAATGTAAATTATGCTTACATTCGTATATTGCNGCATGCTCTTGCCGTTGTATTTGTCCTCCCCATCCCAAATTTCCATTGCTTTTAACATTACCACTCCACAATCGAATCTGAAatcaataactaaaatatataacttcTGACAACATAAATTCATGAAACAAACATATTATATACTTCAGAAACTTACAAGTTTGGTTGGGTCGGGATGTTTGACATTGTCACAGGCAAAGGAGGAATACTACCCTCCGGTCTATTGTTCAACAAGCACAAAAATCTGGCCATATTTTTTCCCTGACAACACATTACATTAACAAGCAAACAACATCTATAATTAAATGACATTATCAATATTAGTTAAAAACATAAACTGTGAAATCATACCACAAATGTGTCAATCCTCCTCCTATCAGGTACAACCTTGTTTAATGAGTCAATAACACATATTTGTAATGTTCTGAAATTAAGGGCATAACACCACCAATGTTCTTCATGGCAAAATGgcataaacaactacaaacacAAGAAATGAAATATGAATCCATGATCGTTCGTACTACATTTNTCAAAAATAAGGATAACATATTAAAGTAACTCACAAACTCAGCTGTGCGAATGTCTTCAAGTCCAAAATAATCGGACCACATGTAGCTCGCATAATTACGCAGCGTATACACATGTTGATTTTTTTCCATCTTCCTATAGTCACTGCAAATATGACTCTGTCAACAATTCCAAAAGACCTTAATGACTTTTATATTCTTTGtaccaaaaaatatatcatattacaCAAATTATGATTCACTATGATTTACCGAGTATAAAGAACTAAAATGAACCCTCTTCACTACACCGCTCAACCTTTTTTCAAAGTGCATGAACGTCGTAGAGGCAAATAACACCACCTAATCAATTCAAATTGACCgaattaataacataaataacaaCAATACAATATCTAACACAACTAATGTCACACTAACCAGGTTATGAACAAATGTACGTGGTGCTAAGCACTGCATATATTTTGTGGTCAAGGATTGGCCAATGATGTCGCAGATGACCCTGTAGAAATCAAAATATGAACATTCAATCACACAACAACACCTTCAACAGACCACAAATGAAGTACAAAACATTTACCTCTGCGGTGCATCTTTATCTCTAACACTCACTGCAGTGTATAGTTTGTCAACATCTACATCGGTGGNTGGATCACCAACAAAGGTGCGCAACGGCACATGTTCTTCAGCAACAACTTCTTCATtgtcaccatcatcatcaacatgaatatattCAGGAACATGCTCTGTTGGTGAATCTTTCTCAGATGGTTCACCTTTGTGATGTTTTGGTACTGGTTCTTCATCTGCCAAAGGCCGTTCATGAACTCCGACAGCATTTCCTTCATTGTCATGTTTTNGTGCTGGTTCTTCATCCGCCAAAGGGTCTTCATGAACTNCAACACCATTTCCTTCATCACCTCTTGCAATACCTTCTTTGTCATGACAAACATCTGCTTCTTCGTATTTCAATGGCCATTGAAGAACCTCCATTAACTCGTTGGTGAGGNAAGCAATTCTAGAACTCAAGTATATTAATTCAGAATTGGTTTTGTTTACTATCTCCTCTGCACCCTCTTCCCAAGTGCCATCATCGGAGCTATCTTCATATGTTTCCGGAAGGGTGGANGTGGACGGTTCAACCTTTGTTTCTTCACTGTCTCCTCCCTCATCCATGCCAAAGGCAGNACGCACCTCGGCCTTAAGATAGTCGTTCCTACTGAGGTACCACTCCGTATTTAACTATAACAAACACAAACTACAAAATTAGTCAAATATATCCATCAATAAttacgaaaataaaaaatcatcaacACTTTTAAAGGCTTACTTGTCCATTCTTGAAGACAGCTTCAATTGTTTCTTTGGTTCCCGTATAAGGGAACCATCTCCAAATGCGCGGGAATACCCTCGGTGAACGACCATCATGCAATGAAAGTCTCTCCACCGCCCAAGccttaaaatatgaaaacaaaaatttagcaATTGTAGACAAAGCTTACAAACAAATTTGTCCANTGACTAATGTTACCTGCAATACAGCTACATTGCCACTCAAACCCATCGACTTNGAGATTTTTTTGGATATTATTTTGATCTTACACTTGTGTAAATTTTGTACAAGGTTTTGATGTACAGCAGAACCCCAGTCATACAAACATAAACTGTCTAAATCATCTAACACTGAACAAGGCATGTTACAAACATGTATGGACTTCTTAGGGAAATAAAATGTtaccaaacaaataaaaatgtataaccTACAAACTACATCTACATCTATGGCCTCATCCGTTACAATCAAATCAAACATGTCAATTAGGTCCTCCTTTGTCGTGGTACTCGGATTGAACATGTCACCAAGCAAACCCACAACACATTCATCAAACGGTACATCTAGTCCACCTAAGTCTAAACCGGTGGCCATGAAAACATCAACAGGATTAAAAGGCACTAAACGTTGACAAACCCTAAAACTCAAATCTTTCCCCACCCAACTTTTTACCATCAACCTCAACAATTGTACGTTTACTTCAATAGGGTTCATAAGGTTCAAACAACACTTAAATGGCGTCATATTAATACGGTCTATATGCGGTTGTCGTAGTTTGGTGTTCATTTCTAGAATCTTGGCGGAATCCATGAATATCCGAAGTCTCCActacaaaacaattacaaaacatacaataaatacaaacaaaaacaccGTATAAATCATCCCTGACAATAAATGATTCAATATTCGAAAGAGTTAGTCTTACACTTTGTCTTCTTCGTGGCATTGCTCCTACAAAGATAGCAATGTGGACAGAAATAGTTAGGTTtccctaaaattaaaaacttttgcaaataaaaaatggaCCACAATACCCAACCTTCGAAAAACCCTCAGAAACGGAGAACGAATGTGAGGCAACGACACCCAACGAACGAAAAAACGATTCCGACAGCCAAGAGTCCGACAGCGAGATTAGCAACCTTCCGAGAGCAAGATTCCGAGAGCACAAAACACCACGATTCCGATTCCACAGTGACAAGGCAACAGCGCAAGAGAGCGAGAAGGAGAAACAAAGCAAGAGAGCGAGAACGAAAAGGACAAAGTCTGAAACCGTGCTCAATGAAAGGCGCCAACTCTAAAATTTTCATTCGAAAACCATTACCCAGAGTACCCCTCACTTCCCATTATGCCCCTCACTTAAGTGACATTCTCTCACCGTTTTTCAGCCACTCAAGACACGCCATGTGGCGTTGTCAAAAGTGTGTCAAAAAACGTTGTCAACAAAACGTTTTCGTAGAGAATTTTAGCAGATTTGTGGTCTTTCGTAATTGGTCAACCTATAGCTAatgaatcaattttaataattaaacaattatgAAAACCAAATATAACTTAGTAGCAACACTTGAAGGATTAAAATGCACATAAATACATGTTTCTATAAAAATCAGAAAGCAATTTAACCATTTTCTTGACaaagcttttaagaaaaaaaaaacaaatattaccCAAAAACTAAACTGAAACAAACTTGCCATAAACATAAAACTATAGTCATTCGCCTGGATGAAGTTTTAAGGTACACAGACAAAGCAAAAGCTTACTAGCCAACCTTCTATCAAAACAAGGAGCAAAACTATAAGTAGCAGCAAGTACTAGTTTATATGAATGCACACCAAATGAAGCTAACATATAGGCATTTGCATCATAGTTACCCTGTGTTCAGAAGACAATGCAAAGAGGACTTCAGAACACAACCAGAGTTTTGCAAGAAACAACAGCTAATTACGTTGAGTATAAGGCATCAGTTAAGCAAAACCAAATCTGCAAACTCAAATCCAACCACAAGCTAACCTTAGCCAAAAGCGCAAATTGCTAGAGAGCTTAAAGTTTTTACAATTGTATGGTCACAGGATGAAGAAAACATATTACCGAGGATAgaaaattgcatattttttcaGTCCTATCAAAAACGAAGACCAGCAAAGACATTAGAACAAGTGATTAAGACGAATCTCGTTTGGTCTATAACTGAACTAAATGGTATCTTGTAATCC comes from the Vigna radiata var. radiata cultivar VC1973A chromosome 2, Vradiata_ver6, whole genome shotgun sequence genome and includes:
- the LOC106778936 gene encoding uncharacterized protein LOC106778936, yielding MACLEWLKNELAPFIEHGFRLCPFRSRSLALFLLLALLRCCLVTVESESWCFVLSESCSRKVANLAVGLLAVGIGNLTISVHIAIFVGAMPRRRQSWRLRIFMDSAKILEMNTKLRQPHIDRINMTPFKCCLNLMNPIEVNVQLLRLMVKSWVGKDLSFRVCQRLVPFNPVDVFMATGLDLGGLDVPFDECVVGLLGDMFNPSTTTKEDLIDMFDLIVTDEAIDVDVVLLDDLDSLCLYDWGSAVHQNLVQNLHKCKIKIISKKISKSMGLSGNVAVLQAWAVERLSLHDGRSPRVFPRIWRWFPYTGTKETIEAVFKNGQLNTEWYLSRNDYLKAEVRXAFGMDEGGDSEETKVEPSTSTLPETYEDSSDDGTWEEGAEEIVNKTNSELIYLSSRIAXLTNELMEVLQWPLKYEEADVCHDKEGIARGDEGNGVXVHEDPLADEEPAXKHDNEGNAVGVHERPLADEEPVPKHHKGEPSEKDSPTEHVPEYIHVDDDGDNEEVVAEEHVPLRTFVGDPXTDVDVDKLYTAVSVRDKDAPQRVICDIIGQSLTTKYMQCLAPRTFVHNLVVLFASTTFMHFEKRLSGVVKRVHFSSLYSSHICSDYRKMEKNQHVYTLRNYASYMWSDYFGLEDIRTAEFLFMPFCHEEHWWCYALNFRTLQICVIDSLNKVVPDRRRIDTFVGKNMARFLCLLNNRPEGSIPPLPVTMSNIPTQPNLFDCGVVMLKAMEIWDGEDKYNGKSMXQYTNEDLREIRKNYVKEWILDNDNIARMEALQEYGFL